CTGTTGCCCAGACGGGCGAGGAGGCCGGCCGGATCCTGGCCGCCGACGGCAGCCCAGTACGTGTCGAGCTCGAGGACGACCTCCGGGTCCAGATGGTCGGCGAGGTGCTCCAGGGCGGTCCTGCCGTCGATCACCGACTCAACTTCCCACCAGTGGTTGTGGTAGCCGACGCGGACGCCATAGCCGGCACCTTTGGCGGCGGCGGCGTTGAGCTGGGATGCGGTCTCCTTGATGTCCTCGATCGTGTTCCAGCGCTCGATCGGAACGTGCGGATCGATGACGGTGCCGATGCCCAGCTGCCGTGCCGCCGCGAAGATGGCGTCCTGATCATCGCTGAGCAGGGGCGCGTGGCCGGAAGGTGCGGTGAGGTTGTTCTCGGCCATGGCCTGCTTCAGTTCAGCGGCTTTGGCGACGAAACGATAGGGCTCAACCATGGTGAAGCCGATGTCGGCCAGGCGCTGGATGGTTCCAGCGAGATCCTCTTCAAGGGCCTTGCGG
This genomic window from Arthrobacter sp. EM1 contains:
- a CDS encoding sugar phosphate isomerase/epimerase yields the protein MSYSIQLYTVRKALEEDLAGTIQRLADIGFTMVEPYRFVAKAAELKQAMAENNLTAPSGHAPLLSDDQDAIFAAARQLGIGTVIDPHVPIERWNTIEDIKETASQLNAAAAKGAGYGVRVGYHNHWWEVESVIDGRTALEHLADHLDPEVVLELDTYWAAVGGQDPAGLLARLGNRVKFIHIKDGPVTADPASQLAVGDGKMPVWDVLAAAGSLEAGVIELDDFQGDMFDAVRDSYNYLSAGKVSA